CGGCCCGTTTCTTGCGAATAGACCTGGTATGAATACTTGGCGCCTTAATAACTTGTTGGGAAATTTTACATATTCCATTTGACCATGGTGGCACTGGTTTCGGTAATCACCATAGGGGAGCATAAATGGATCGAGCAAACGAAGGCGCAGACTTGCGCCCCAACGATCGGCGGTCGGGCGATCGCCGCGGAGACGACCGACGCAAGGCGCAGCTGCCGTTCGAGGGGCCAGACCGGCGCCTGGGTGGCGAACGCAGAAGCGGGGTCGACCGCCGCGCCGGCTGACTGGCGCCCAAGGTCTCAATAAGGATTGAGCGAGAATCCGCGCCGCTGCAGATCGGCGTGCGCGATCATCGCCGCCGGTGCCATCCGCACGCCGGGGAGCAGATCCTCATCGCCAACCTTGTGATGCTTGGCCGAAACCCCGCAAACCCAGATCTCCCCGCCCCGCGCGATCAACTCGGCCACATTGTTATGATTGGGGTTGCGAGCGGGAGCACCGTCTTCGCCTTCGCCATACTTGGCAGCATAGCGCGCATCCTTGACCACATCGAAAACCGAGGGGCCGTGAATGACCACGGCGCTTTTCGCCCGTGCTTCGTCCACCCCATGTTCGCCCATGGTCTTGACGAACCAGAGCGCGCGACTGATCGCTCCATTCTCTTCACCCTTCTCGCCCTCGTAGGCGTCGAAGCTGTGCTTCCACACCGCATCCGCGGGTAGCGGCATGGTCGGCGTCACCGTGACCTCACCTTCGGCACGGTGGTCAGCCAGGGCTGGCGCAGCGGTCATCGCCAGCGCGAGCGCCGGAGCCAGGCTAAGAGCGGCCAAGGACTTCATGTGCATAGTCTCCCGAGATGAACGTCGGCCACCTTGTGCCAAGCGTTTCGCGGACCCGCAATCCCTGCCCCGAACCCTACTCGATGGAACGCGTGGAGCACGGTCTTCGTACAGAGCAGTGGCGGCTCGCCCCGCAATCGGGCGCACTTAACGCTTTGCAATCACGCGCAAACCGGGTAGATTTTACAAATACAACGTCCGGGTCGTGCGGAGCCTGCGCAATCGCGCGTGGGCCATCAAGGGACGCAACAGTTTTGGCACAGGATACGCCCGAAAACGGTCGCCGAAGCGGCGCCGATCGGCGTCGGGGACAGCACCCGATCGATCACCCAGACCGCCGCGAGGGAGACCGTCGCGCGGGCAAAGACCGGCGCGGAGAGCCGCGCATTCCAGGCTGAGCCAGCGCGCCGGGGTCTGCTAGCTTATGGCGCGCGCCTTGCCCACGATCGCGGTAATCTCGTCCAGCAGCGCGAGGCGCTTCTTCTTGAGCGTCTCGGTGCGCTCGTCGCTGGCCGCCTCGGTCTCAGCCTCGATCCGGTGCACCTCGCGGTTCACCTCGTGATATTCGTCCGCCAGCCGCGCGTAATGCGCGTCATCCTGCTTGAGCCGGGTAAGCAAGTCGCGGTCGCGCTTGAAAATCTGGGTCAGTTCGTTGGGAGTGTGCTGGGACATCCGTGGCCTTTCCGGGCAAGGTTGACGATGCCGCCACTCTAGCACCGCGGCATGGCGGGACTTTGTCCAGGATCAAATCAGGCGACGTGATCGCGCGGGATACAGGACCGGGCGCCGTCGTGCTAAGGACATGCCATGCGCATTGTGAAATCCGCTCTGACCTATTGGGCGCTGATCTTTGCGCTCGGCTTCGTGCTGGGGACTGTGCGCGTGCTGTGGGGCGCAGAGGCGCTGGGAGAGCGCAATTTCCTGCTGCTCGAGATTCCGGTGATGCTGGCGGCGAGCTGGCTCGCTGCCCGCTGGCTGATCGCCCGGTTCGCCATCGCGCAGGCGGGCGAGGCGCTTGCAATCGGCCTACTCGCTTTTCTCCTGCTGATGGCGGCCGAAGTGACGCTCGCGAGCACATTGGGGGAGGGGGCAGCGCAGTGGATCGCGGGCCTGCTCAAACCGCCAGGGCTCTACGGGTTTGCGGCGCAGCTGGCGTTCGCCCTGATGCCGTGGTTGGCTTTTCACAAGACGCATCGGTCGCGTGCGGCGGATCGAGCCGCACTTCCCTGATGGGCAGGGTCACCGCCATCGAGCTGCCGCCGGACAGCCTGCTCGCCGGGTTTGGCGGAGCAGGGGATTATCGCGACTGCTTCGCCCGCGAGGTGCCCAATCCCGCCGGGCGCGAGGTCACCCTTGCCGACTACATCGAGCAATTCTATTGCAGCATGGCGTTTCGGCCCGAGCGGCTGGTGCTCGGGCTCATCGCACGGGGCGCCACCGATGCCGACGCGCGGGCGCTGGCTCGCGGCGAGACGGATCGCATCGCCGTGTGGGAGGTGGTGGAGCGAGACGACACACAGATCCTGCTGCACGCCAAGGGGACGGGCACGGCGAGCTGGCTGGCCGTCGAGCCAGGTCCTTCGAGCACCCGCCTTCTGTTCGGATCCTGGGTCGGCAATCTGGAGCAGTCCTGGTGGCGCTTCACGGCGCAACCGCACCAATGGTATTCGCGGGTATTGTTGTCAGGGGTCCGCTTCCGCTGAACTAGGCCGGTGCCGCCTCGCCTGATATGCCTGCAGCGATGAGCAGGTTCGCAAGGTTCAGGCGGAGAGCAAAGGGGGCAAGGCCCGGCACCTATCGCTCCCCGCTGATCCGTAGACGTAGGCGGCGCACGCGTTGGTGGCCAGCCGCCCGGATCGGCCTGCTGGTGGGCGTGCTGATCGGGACGTGGTGGATCGTCAACCCGCCGCGGCCGACCGAATGGCAGACCGTCAGCCCGCCGTTCGGCACCTGCGGTGCGCGCGGTCGCCCATTCCAATGTGTAACCGATGGCGACACGGTGACGCTGGGCTATGGCGAGGGCGCGCGGCGCATCCGCCTCAAGGGCTTCGACGCACCCGAGGTTGCGGGCGCTTGTCCCAATGAACAGATGATGGCGGCGAGAGCCACGGCGGCGCTGCACAACTGGCTCAATCGCGGGGCCTTCGAGTGGGACGGCGGCATGCATCCGCCCCGCGACAAATACGGCCGCGAGCTGCGCAGCGCGCGGCGTACGCTGCCCGACGGCTCCTACGAGAAGTTGGCCGAATGGATGATCGGCCAGGGCCTCGCCGAAGGCGAAGCCATCTGGGAGAGCAAGGATTGGTGCGGCTAGGCGCTCTGTCGGGTGCTAGCCTGACCCGACCGCTTGGGTGATGACCGCGGCCGCGGCACGCCTTGCGTCCTCGGCGATCCATGCGGGATCGTGCAGATGGGCGAGGACAATCGCCCCTTCCTTGATGACCAGCAGTTCCCGCGCGAGTTCTTCCGGCTCCTTTGCCCCTGCCGCTTGTGCCAGCTCGGCAAAGTAGCGGGCCAGCAGGTGCTTATGCTCCGCCGACATGGTGTGGATCGGCTCGCCGCGCTGCTGGAATTCGGACGAAGCCTTGATGAACATGCAGCTCCGGAATCCGGGTTCGGCGAACCATTCTCCCAACGCATCGAAGATCGCAAACAAGCGGCCACGCGGATCATGAGCCAGTGCCTCGACCCGTCGCATCAGCCAGTTGCGGAACTGCTCGTCGCGTAGGCGGAGCGTGGCGAGGATCAAGTCGTCCTTCGTCCGGAAGTGCTTGTAGATCGCCGTCTTGGAGACGCCGGTTTCCTTCGCCAGCCGGTCCATCCCGATCGCGTGGAAGCCGCCACGATAAAACGACTCGAGCGCCTTCTGGACCAGTTCGTCGCGCTTGGATGCGCTCATTCTAAGCTCCTGACATTGACCTATCTGTAAATAGTACTTCCAGGCGGGACTTGCAAATCTCGTTCCCGAATATGCGTTATTTCAATATTTTATAGAACGTCTGCTCGACCAACGTCGCGAGCTCGATCTCCTGAAGCAAGATCAGCATTGACAGATCGGTTCACCTCTCATATCTAACGTTTACCGATCAGTTAATGCCCCCCCAAGTGACAGCAGGAGGATTGAATGAAGACCCCGGACCTGGAATGCTCGACACGGCAAGCCGTGAAGCAGGCAAAGCCCCCCTACGCATCGGCGATATCGTTCGCCGGACTACTGGCTTTGGCGTTTACCCCGCTCTTCACGGCTGACGCCGATGCGACCGAGCCCCGCGCCGTTTCCGCCAAGGCCCCGCCGGTCGAAGATGGTCTCCCCATGCCCGGCTTCGCGATCGAACCCGGCAAGACAGCGATCGTCATCACCGACCCGCAGAACGATTTTCTCTCCCCTCAGGGCGTGACCTGGGGTGTCGTTGGCCAGAGCATCAGCGAGAACGGGACGGTCGAGAACATCGGCGCGCTGTTCGACGTGGCTGATGAAACCGGCATGCCGGTCTTCGTCTCGCCCCACTACTATTTCGAACACGATCACCGCTGGCAATTCGAGGGCACGCTCGAGACGCTGATGCACGCCATTGGCATGTTCGACCGCCCCCACGCGC
This region of Altererythrobacter sp. CAU 1644 genomic DNA includes:
- a CDS encoding thermonuclease family protein; translated protein: MSRFARFRRRAKGARPGTYRSPLIRRRRRRTRWWPAARIGLLVGVLIGTWWIVNPPRPTEWQTVSPPFGTCGARGRPFQCVTDGDTVTLGYGEGARRIRLKGFDAPEVAGACPNEQMMAARATAALHNWLNRGAFEWDGGMHPPRDKYGRELRSARRTLPDGSYEKLAEWMIGQGLAEGEAIWESKDWCG
- a CDS encoding DsrE family protein, which gives rise to MKSLAALSLAPALALAMTAAPALADHRAEGEVTVTPTMPLPADAVWKHSFDAYEGEKGEENGAISRALWFVKTMGEHGVDEARAKSAVVIHGPSVFDVVKDARYAAKYGEGEDGAPARNPNHNNVAELIARGGEIWVCGVSAKHHKVGDEDLLPGVRMAPAAMIAHADLQRRGFSLNPY
- a CDS encoding YdcH family protein, encoding MSQHTPNELTQIFKRDRDLLTRLKQDDAHYARLADEYHEVNREVHRIEAETEAASDERTETLKKKRLALLDEITAIVGKARAIS
- a CDS encoding cysteine hydrolase codes for the protein MKTPDLECSTRQAVKQAKPPYASAISFAGLLALAFTPLFTADADATEPRAVSAKAPPVEDGLPMPGFAIEPGKTAIVITDPQNDFLSPQGVTWGVVGQSISENGTVENIGALFDVADETGMPVFVSPHYYFEHDHRWQFEGTLETLMHAIGMFDRPHALTLEGFEGSGADWLEQYKPHIDNGRTVVTSPHKVYGPDSNDLALQLRKAGISKVVLAGMSSNLCTESHMRSLIEAGFEVMVVTDATAGAITPHYDGYAASLVNFRMIASAVDNTENTLKAIRAAYANR
- a CDS encoding TetR/AcrR family transcriptional regulator; protein product: MSASKRDELVQKALESFYRGGFHAIGMDRLAKETGVSKTAIYKHFRTKDDLILATLRLRDEQFRNWLMRRVEALAHDPRGRLFAIFDALGEWFAEPGFRSCMFIKASSEFQQRGEPIHTMSAEHKHLLARYFAELAQAAGAKEPEELARELLVIKEGAIVLAHLHDPAWIAEDARRAAAAVITQAVGSG